One Fundulus heteroclitus isolate FHET01 chromosome 11, MU-UCD_Fhet_4.1, whole genome shotgun sequence DNA segment encodes these proteins:
- the si:ch211-284e13.4 gene encoding insulin receptor substrate 1-B, producing MESQAVEAQNYEDVQKSGYLRKHKSMHRRFFVLRAASEHGPARLEYYENEKKFRSKSPVPKKVLNLETCFNINKRADSKNKHMIVLYTRSESFAIAADSEEVQNEWYQAMLDLQCNCKTPEDYGSSGECSSPSPIPTFKEVWQVKVWPKGLGHARNLVGIYRLCLTEKTVNFVKLNSDVAAVVLQLMNVRRCGHSENFFFIEVGRSAITGPGEFWMQVDDSVVAQNMHETLLEAMKALSEEFRQRSKSQSVGTSCGGGTASNPISVPSRRHHPNLPPSQVGFSRRARTETPGTGGSSTSTSPTSRHGFPRARTASIGARSEEGGASARGTWASSSPSLNGSCSTTPTLRPKPTRAPTPAKITLSLARYTPNPAPSPAPSLSSSSGHGSECGLVGSVVGGISICSYARVSQRVSVSGSPSDYGSSDEYGSSPGEHSLLIPSLSGHHAHGEGSSSYIVMGQREGLLGSHHHSKGRRILRRSSSRESEAERRLLSKRASLPLASHERLTPHRKDEDDDDEEEYAIMSQSANRERTNLHQGSGNPGVQGGPLDEVGKNRKRADKSRGHGDRGAALDSGYMSMLPGVTSPPVSLSLSRGIYDTSAKPEVDDEYMAMTPNNSVSPPQHISQPSAEGYMVMSPNSSSSTDLHGLGMWESRAGMESRAASDYMNISPVSSRSACSTPPSHPEQHQLQPKMFNSYFSLPRAYQHTLYTRFEEDLNKGEEKKDSSGHDSSGRGGRTAYNKRNKSAAGSAGGCQLSMSSSSFSSSSASSESLEDKSLSAGRGLSLLRTGGEYKSAGTSTKDGRHHQKRTSSSKSPKQQRRGRPLSVSSDIAKANTLPRVKENLPPPGSQNVGDYVSIVFKEDGAYDKGRSGGSHHGPPVIHGTLRPMNQPLLCHDNPANLPRSFSAPLSTSAEYVNMDLGKSSTPLTYVRSTFSTLQGPPAVVPKARHEHSPSSPLVAECSAGYRTKIKMATVPTDVPVPFMDSKVSDSKNSARAAIRSGQTVSREQETSLGASPVKSFQSPDRSSRLVRGDQQGHLSHRSEKFSSPPSLPPYPSSSTSLYPEGAQAVSHRKGLDCSLWESGQASGLSATPPPQASTSSTEQGLNYIDLDLAMKESPQAGAERTSPVYNVGGCALGTSAGSGLNTYASIDFYKSEELRTNQNSRKDGQDC from the exons ATGGAGAGCCAAGCAGTCGAGGCGCAGAACTACGAAGATGTGCAGAAAAGCGGCTACCTCCGCAAGCACAAATCGATGCACCGGCGGTTCTTCGTGCTGAGGGCGGCCTCGGAGCACGGTCCCGCTCGGCTCGAGTACTACGAGAACGAGAAGAAATTCCGCAGTAAATCACCTGTGCCCAAGAAGGTCCTGAACCTGGAGACCTGCTTCAACATCAACAAGCGGGCGGATTCCAAGAACAAGCACATGATCGTGCTCTACACCCGCAGCGAGAGCTTTGCCATCGCTGCGGACAGCGAGGAGGTCCAGAACGAGTGGTACCAAGCCATGCTGGATCTTCAGTGCAACT GTAAAACTCCTGAAGACTATGGCAGCAGTGGAGAGTGTAGTTCTCCATCTCCCATCCCTACTTTTAAGGAGGTCTGGCAAGTCAAAGTTTGGCCTAAAGGTCTTGGGCATGCCAGAAACTTGGTGGGCATCTACCGGCTGTGCCTAACTGAGAAGACAGTCAATTTTGTCAAACTCAATTCTGATGTGGCTGCTGTGGTGTTGCAGCTGATGAATGTTCGCAGATGTGGCCATTCAGAGAACTTCTTCTTCATTGAGGTGGGGCGCTCAGCAATTACAGGCCCCGGAGAGTTCTGGATGCAAGTGGACGACTCTGTGGTGGCTCAAAACATGCATGAGACCCTCCTGGAGGCCATGAAAGCCCTGAGTGAGGAATTCCGTCAGCGCAGCAAGTCTCAGTCTGTGGGAACTTCATGTGGCGGCGGTACTGCTTCAAATCCCATCAGTGTCCCGAGTCGGCGTCATCACCCAAACCTACCACCAAGCCAGGTGGGCTTCTCTAGGCGAGCACGGACTGAGACCCCGGGAACAGGTGGTAGTAGCACGAGCACTTCACCCACGTCACGTCATGGGTTTCCGAGGGCACGGACAGCCAGCATCGGAGCCAGGTCGGAGGAAGGAGGAGCTAGTGCCAGAGGGACATGGGCCAGTTCCAGCCCAAGTCTGAATGGATCCTGCTCAACTACTCCAACACTGAGGCCCAAACCCACAAGGGCCCCGACCCCTGCTAAGATTACCCTAAGCCTTGCACGTTACACACCTAACCCTGCTCCCTCTCCCGCACCAAGCCTGTCCTCCAGTTCAGGTCATGGGTCAGAGTGTGGCCTAGTTGGGTCTGTGGTGGGAGGCATATCGATTTGCTCCTACGCTCGCGTTTCTCAAAGAGTTTCTGTTTCAGGTTCACCGAGCGACTACGGCTCCTCGGATGAGTACGGTTCCAGTCCTGGGGAGCACTCTCTGCTCATACCCAGTCTATCTGGACATCATGCACACGGAGAGGGCTCCTCCAGCTATATAGTGATGGGACAACGAGAAGGTCTGCTTGGTTCCCATCATCATTCGAAAGGCAGACGGATTCTGCGACGCTCATCTAGTCGGGAGTCTGAGGCCGAGCGAAGGCTGCTGAGTAAAAGGGCTTCACTGCCTTTGGCATCCCATGAAAGACTAACCCCGCACAGAAAAGATGAAGATGATGACGATGAGGAGGAGTACGCCATCATGTCACAGAGTGCTAACAGAGAGAGGACGAATCTGCACCAAGGCTCAGGGAATCCAGGAGTTCAGGGCGGGCCGCTTGATGAAGTAGGGAAGAACAGGAAGCGGGCTGACAAAAGCAGGGGACATGGGGACAGAGGAGCAGCTTTGGACAGTGGCTACATGTCAATGTTACCTGGGGTGACATCTCCTCCTGTTTCACTGTCTCTTTCAAGGGGTATCTACGACACCAGTGCTAAACCTGAGGTAGACGACGAGTACATGGCCATGACCCCCAACAACAGTGTGTCCCCTCCTCAGCACATCAGCCAGCCCTCTGCAGAGGGCTACATGGTCATGTCtccaaacagcagcagctccacagaCCTGCACGGACTGGGCATGTGGGAGAGCAGGGCCGGCATGGAGAGCCGGGCAGCCAGTGACTACATGAACATTTCCCCCGTAAGCAGCCGCTCTGCCTGCAGCACGCCACCTTCACACCCTGAGCAGCACCAGCTGCAACCAAAAATGTTCAATTCATACTTCTCCCTGCCACGAGCCTATCAGCACACCCTCTATACTCGCTTTGAGGAGGACTTAAACAAAggggaagaaaagaaagacagcAGTGGGCATGACAGTTCTGGAAGGGGAGGGAGAACAGCCTACAACAAGAGGAACAAATCTGCAGCGGGCTCTGCAGGAGGTTGCCAGCTCTCCATGTCTTCCTCATCTTTCTCCTCCAGCTCTGCCAGCAGTGAAAGCCTTGAAGATAAATCCCTATCTGCTGGCCGAGGGTTAAGTTTATTAAGAACTGGGGGGGAATACAAAAGTGCAGGAACATCCACAAAGGATGGACGTCACCACCAAAAACGTACATCCAGTAGTAAAAGCCCAAAGCAACAGAGGAGGGGGCGTCCCTTGAGTGTATCTTCAGACATCGCTAAGGCAAACACTCTACCAAGGGTTAAGGAGAATCTACCACCCCCGGGGTCTCAGAATGTTGGGGACTATGTAAGTATTGTCTTTAAAGAAGATGGTGCATATGATAAAGGACGAAGTGGAGGGTCTCATCATGGACCGCCTGTAATCCATGGAACTCTGCGGCCCATGAACCAGCCTCTCCTCTGTCATGATAACCCTGCTAACCTTCCCCGCAGCTTCTCTGCCCCCCTCTCCACCTCCGCCGAGTATGTCAATATGGATTTAGGGAAATCCTCGACACCCCTGACCTATGTCAGATCCACATTCAGCACCCTCCAGGGCCCACCAGCGGTTGTCCCCAAGGCCCGACATGAACACAGCCCGTCCTCTCCTCTGGTAGCAGAGTGCAGCGCAGGgtacagaacaaaaataaagatggcAACAGTGCCGACGGATGTTCCTGTCCCATTTATGGACAGCAAAGTTTCAGATTCGAAGAACTCAGCGAGAGCTGCCATCCGCTCTGGTCAAACGGTATCTAGGGAGCAGGAGACAAGTTTGGGTGCCTCCCCAGTCAAGTCCTTCCAGTCGCCTGATCGGAGCAGCAGACTGGTCCGAGGTGATCAGCAGGGACACTTGAGCCACCGATCCGAGAAATTCAGCTCACCGCCATCTTTGCCACCATACCCATCTTCTTCTACCTCCCTCTACCCTGAGGGCGCCCAGGCAGTGAGCCATCGGAAAGGTTTGGACTGCTCACTGTGGGAGAGTGGACAGGCTTCTGGTTTGTCTGCCACGCCTCCACCCCAAGCCTCCACCTCATCCACTGAACAAGGCCTTAACTACATAGACCTTGACTTAGCCATGAAGGAGAGCCCTCAGGCTGGAGCGGAGCGCACCTCTCCTGTCTACAACGTGGGAGGGTGCGCTTTAGGCACCAGTGCTGGCTCTGGCCTCAACACTTACGCCAGTATTGATTTTTACAAATCAGAGGAACTACGAACGAACCAGAACAGTAGGAAGGATGGTCAAG ACTGTTGA
- the slc25a15b gene encoding solute carrier family 25 member 15b — protein sequence MAPHPVVQAVIDLSAGAIGGAACVFSGQPLDTAKVKMQTFPTLYRGFVHCVVSTYKQVGVRGLYQGTTPALMANVAENSVLFMSYGFCQQVIRFAAGLHKEAVLSDMQKACAGSVASIFSSLVLCPTELVKCRLQAMYEMELSGRIAKSQNTVWSVVSSIMRNEGALGFFQGLTTTIAREVPGYFCFFGAYELCRTGFADYMKCDKDDIGVAPVVFSGGFGGACLWLVVYPMDCVKSRIQVMSMTGKQAGFFKTFVTIARSEGVRALYSGLTPTMVRTFPANGALFLGYEASRKLMMKQFDN from the exons ATGGCTCCGCACCCAGTGGTCCAGGCCGTCATTGATCTCTCTGCAGGAGCCATAG GAGGGGCTGCCTGTGTCTTCAGCGGCCAGCCTCTGGACACGGCGAAGGTGAAGATGCAGACCTTCCCCACTCTGTACCGGGGCTTCGTGCACTGCGTCGTCTCCACCTACAAGCAGGTGGGCGTGCGCGGCCTGTACCAGGGCACCACGCCGGCGCTGATGGCCAACGTCGCCGAGAACTCGGTGCTCTTCATGAGCTACGGCTTCTGCCAGCAGGTCATCCGTTTTGCAGCTGGACTGCACAAAGAAGCCGTGCTGAG CGACATGCAGAAAGCCTGCGCTGGCTCGGtagcctccatcttctcctcccTCGTCCTCTGCCCCACCGAGCTCGTGAAGTGTCGACTGCAAGCCATGTACGAAATGGAGTTGTCAGGCAGGATTGCTAAGAGCCAGAA CACCGTGTGGTCGGTGGTGAGCTCCATCATGCGGAACGAGGGCGCGCTGGGCTTCTTCCAGGGACTGACCACCACCATAGCCAGAGAGGTGCCCGGGTACTTCTGCTTCTTCGGCGCCTACGAGCTCTGCAGGACCGGATTCGCAGACTACATGAAGTGTGACAAAGACGACATAG GCGTGGCCCCCGTCGTGTTCAGCGGGGGGTTCGGGGGCGCCTGCCTCTGGCTGGTGGTCTACCCCATGGACTGCGTCAAATCTCGGATCCAGGTCATGTCCATGACGGGGAAGCAGGCGGGCTTTTTTAAGACCTTCGTGACCATCGCTCGCTCTGAAG gAGTGAGGGCGCTCTACTCGGGCCTCACCCCCACCATGGTGCGCACCTTCCCCGCTAACGGAGCTCTGTTCCTGGGTTACGAGGCCAGCAGGAAGCTCATGATGAAGCAGTTCGACAACTGA